The genomic region TGATTACGCCAATTTCAGGGATAAAGACGGAATGGCTTTATTCACCCCTGATTATGACCCGACCAAATGGGAAAGGGCCAGGGATGCAATCAAAGAAGCTATAGATATAGCAGAGTCAAACGGACATGCATTGTATGAATATACAAATGATGTGCTGGACCTAAGTGATGAAATGAAAACCCAATTAAACATCAGGAATGCGGTAACTAATCGCTGGAGTGATGAACATGTTTGGGCCTTATCTAATAGCCAATTTATCAATCAAAACCTTTGTATGCCTCCTTTAGAAAGGGGAACACAATCAGATAGATTTATTTTACAAGGAGTATGGGCGGCACCGATAAAAATGGCCAAAATGTTTTATTCTGAAAATGGAGTACCTATTGAGGAAGATAAAACTTTGAATTTTACTGATTATACTTCCATTAGGACTGCTGAGGAAAATGAAAGGTACCTTATAGAGCCAGGTTACCAGACTGCCAGACTTAATTTTGACCGTGAACCCAGATTTTATGCTGACTTGGGATTTGATGGAGGGATTTGGTATATGAAAGATGGCAATGATACAGGTGCAGATGAGAATACCCTTTATTTGAAAGCAAAAAATTCTGAGGGTGCTGGTTTTGGCCATTTTACCAACTGGAACTCAACAGGATACTATATTAAGAAACTAGTTCATTGGGAATCTACAACAAATGGTAACACCAATCCTAGTTGGGTGGTTTACCCATGGCCAGAAATCCGATTGGCTGATCTTTATTTAATGTATGCTGAGGCATTGAATGAGGTAGATCCCGGCTCCACCACTGCTATCGAATATTTGGATAAAATTCGGGAACGGGCTGGTTTAAATGGAGTGGTGGAATCCTGGAGCAATTATTCTAAAAATCCCAACAAATTTTCTACTCAGGATGGTTTGAGGGAAATTATTCATAGAGAACGATTGATAGAATTGGCTTTTGAGGGGCACAGATTCTGGGACCTAAGGCGATGGAAAAAAGCAGTTGAATACCTCAATGAAGATATTACCGGCTTTAACATCCTAGGTAAAACGACTTCATCCTTTAACAATGAAAGGGTGGTTTTCAGTCAGAGTTTTATATCCCCAAGAGATTACTTCTGGCCTATAGGTAACTATGACACCAGAAGGAATCCAAATTTGGTAGAAAATCCAGGTTGGTAATTTTAAATCGAAATGCTATGAAAAAATTGAATATATATAAAATTTTATTGCTGGCTTTTGGCCTAATGGGTGTTTTTGCCTGTGAAGAGGAACTTGGTTTTAAAGAACCATCAGGAAGTGACACCACTATTCCTGCTCAAATATCCAATGTCCAGGTTGAAAATCTCCCTGGAAAGG from Echinicola jeungdonensis harbors:
- a CDS encoding RagB/SusD family nutrient uptake outer membrane protein; translated protein: MDTKFQINYKKKQRFPVANLFKTIKKHYLLRSAVLLMLPWLASCNDYLDIVPDNVATMDNAFKLRNEAEKYLFTCYSFLPKDGDGWYNAGMMAGDEIWLPQSNDSHWHSAFRIALGQQNKDAPLFDEWAGLRKGGGNGWSHLKIWRGIRHCNIFLENVQDESKIPDLTLFERKRWISEAKFLKAFYHFYLFRMYGPIPLMKENAPIGEPEFKRMPVDSCVNYMADLLDQSVVNLPSKITDENTELGRITKSIAKAVKAKLLLYAASPLFNGNSDYANFRDKDGMALFTPDYDPTKWERARDAIKEAIDIAESNGHALYEYTNDVLDLSDEMKTQLNIRNAVTNRWSDEHVWALSNSQFINQNLCMPPLERGTQSDRFILQGVWAAPIKMAKMFYSENGVPIEEDKTLNFTDYTSIRTAEENERYLIEPGYQTARLNFDREPRFYADLGFDGGIWYMKDGNDTGADENTLYLKAKNSEGAGFGHFTNWNSTGYYIKKLVHWESTTNGNTNPSWVVYPWPEIRLADLYLMYAEALNEVDPGSTTAIEYLDKIRERAGLNGVVESWSNYSKNPNKFSTQDGLREIIHRERLIELAFEGHRFWDLRRWKKAVEYLNEDITGFNILGKTTSSFNNERVVFSQSFISPRDYFWPIGNYDTRRNPNLVENPGW